From the genome of Hathewaya histolytica, one region includes:
- a CDS encoding cell division protein FtsQ/DivIB, whose amino-acid sequence MKVKKGVNKKKVKTVEDIIKNKEAVLKRRKKKKKRKNLVLMSLFLISILTTMCLKLPQFLIKSVEVGKTKNLDRNLIQIIGEKAKNKNIFLLDKNSLESEIKQNKYVKDIKIKRKFPNKIFIDITENDSEMYLKGKDNYLIIDSNGNLLDIKKDIKNMSLLELMGFKETDIKNNSIQFKDNRQKEILYSILELSKKNKSGYNITGVDVHNVTSINIRVNDIIVKIGTEYNLKEKLNKALNIIRLHGIKDKKGYIDVSYDGNPVVNVN is encoded by the coding sequence ATGAAGGTGAAAAAAGGTGTAAATAAGAAAAAGGTAAAGACAGTTGAAGATATTATAAAAAACAAGGAAGCAGTTTTGAAAAGAAGGAAAAAGAAAAAGAAGAGAAAAAATTTAGTTTTAATGTCTCTGTTTTTAATTAGTATACTAACTACTATGTGCTTAAAACTTCCCCAATTTCTTATTAAATCTGTAGAAGTTGGTAAGACAAAAAACTTAGATAGAAATCTTATTCAAATTATAGGCGAAAAAGCTAAAAATAAAAATATATTTTTGCTAGATAAAAATAGTTTAGAAAGTGAAATTAAACAAAATAAGTATGTAAAGGATATAAAAATAAAAAGAAAATTTCCTAATAAGATATTTATAGATATTACAGAAAATGATTCGGAAATGTATTTAAAAGGAAAAGATAATTATTTAATCATAGATAGTAATGGTAATTTACTTGATATTAAAAAGGATATTAAGAACATGAGTCTTTTGGAGCTTATGGGATTTAAAGAAACAGATATTAAAAATAATTCTATACAATTTAAAGATAACAGACAAAAAGAAATTTTATATTCAATCTTAGAACTATCTAAGAAAAATAAATCTGGGTATAATATTACAGGAGTAGACGTTCATAATGTTACTTCAATTAATATAAGAGTAAACGATATTATAGTTAAAATTGGTACAGAATATAATCTAAAAGAAAAATTAAATAAGGCATTAAATATTATAAGATTGCATGGAATAAAAGATAAAAAAGGATATATAGATGTTAGCTACGATGGAAATCCCGTAGTTAATGTAAACTAA
- a CDS encoding 5'-methylthioadenosine/adenosylhomocysteine nucleosidase produces the protein MVIGIIGAMNEETEKLIDKMTVLRKMSKASMTFNFGMLDNKEVVVVTCGIGKVNAAICAQILVDDFHVDYVINVGIAGGLKEEIYPGDIVIASSLIYHDFDATFFDYKLGQVPRLDVFDFKCDNTLFKYAKESANNLKTHNVYEGSIVSGDQFISSKEKLMWLSKEFNAYACEMEGASIAHVCHLNKVPFIVIRSISDNAINGTHSDYETFKYIAVDNSLLIIHNMLKAM, from the coding sequence GTGGTTATAGGAATAATAGGTGCTATGAATGAAGAAACTGAAAAGCTTATAGATAAAATGACTGTTTTAAGAAAAATGAGTAAAGCTTCTATGACTTTTAATTTTGGTATGCTAGATAATAAAGAAGTCGTAGTAGTAACTTGTGGTATAGGCAAGGTGAATGCAGCTATATGTGCTCAAATTCTTGTAGATGATTTTCATGTAGACTATGTAATAAATGTAGGAATAGCTGGCGGATTAAAAGAAGAAATTTATCCAGGTGATATTGTTATAGCAAGTTCACTAATTTACCATGATTTTGATGCTACATTTTTTGACTATAAATTAGGTCAGGTACCGAGACTAGATGTATTTGATTTTAAATGTGATAATACTCTATTTAAATATGCCAAAGAATCCGCGAATAACTTAAAAACTCATAATGTATATGAGGGAAGTATAGTTTCTGGAGATCAGTTCATAAGTTCAAAGGAAAAGCTTATGTGGCTTTCTAAGGAGTTTAATGCCTATGCTTGCGAAATGGAAGGTGCTAGCATTGCGCACGTATGTCATTTGAATAAAGTACCATTTATAGTCATAAGATCAATTTCAGATAACGCTATTAATGGAACTCATTCTGATTATGAAACTTTTAAGTATATAGCAGTAGACAATTCTTTATTAATCATTCATAATATGTTAAAAGCTATGTAG
- the mraY gene encoding phospho-N-acetylmuramoyl-pentapeptide-transferase — protein MSKIIYYVLLAFFIALIQGPILIPILRTLKFGQNIRGEGPKAHQKKSGTPTMGGIIFIIATAITLLVFERSYNIETIMALIAFVAFGVVGFLDDILKIAHKHNEGLKPYQKMLLLLIAAGGLSFYGAKNIGTDIYIPFLNKTIELGYFYIPFIIVFFLATTNAVNLTDGLDGLSTSVTLLIMTFFGLVSFAFNHHELASFCAITAGALLGFLRNNSYPAKIFMGDTGSLALGGVIATVAMILKLPLMVIIVAGIPLAETLSVIIQVTSYKLTKKRVFKMSPLHHHFELSGWHETKVVVVFSIVTVILCLIGFLSLSL, from the coding sequence ATGAGTAAGATTATTTATTATGTGCTTTTAGCATTTTTTATAGCTTTGATTCAAGGACCTATATTGATTCCTATTTTAAGAACTTTAAAATTTGGACAAAATATAAGGGGAGAAGGGCCAAAAGCTCATCAAAAAAAATCTGGGACACCTACAATGGGAGGTATTATATTTATAATAGCTACAGCTATTACTTTATTAGTTTTTGAAAGAAGTTACAATATAGAAACTATAATGGCTTTAATAGCTTTTGTAGCCTTTGGAGTTGTAGGGTTTTTGGATGATATTTTAAAGATTGCTCATAAACATAACGAAGGATTAAAGCCATATCAAAAGATGTTATTACTTTTAATAGCTGCAGGTGGGTTGTCTTTTTATGGAGCGAAAAACATTGGAACAGATATTTATATACCATTTTTAAATAAAACTATAGAACTTGGATATTTCTATATACCATTTATAATTGTGTTTTTTCTTGCAACTACTAATGCCGTAAATTTAACTGATGGTTTAGATGGACTTTCAACTTCAGTTACTTTGCTTATTATGACGTTCTTTGGATTAGTATCTTTTGCATTTAATCATCATGAACTTGCAAGTTTTTGTGCAATTACAGCGGGAGCACTTTTAGGATTCTTAAGAAACAATTCATATCCTGCTAAAATATTTATGGGAGATACAGGTTCACTTGCTTTAGGTGGAGTTATAGCTACTGTTGCTATGATACTTAAATTACCTCTTATGGTGATAATTGTGGCTGGTATACCACTTGCTGAAACATTATCTGTAATAATTCAAGTAACTTCATACAAGCTAACAAAGAAAAGGGTATTTAAAATGTCGCCATTGCATCATCATTTTGAATTAAGTGGATGGCATGAAACTAAGGTGGTTGTTGTATTTTCAATAGTCACAGTAATTTTATGTTTAATAGGATTTTTATCTCTTTCCTTATAA
- a CDS encoding DUF881 domain-containing protein produces MKKNEATVFVFIASVIIGILISMNLNFGEKNKVFLNIDQYNEAYNKRNKLYKDITILKQEANEYNRKLGKYENEKNNVSEIKKDVSNKLEEYKNYMGLNAMEGEGVKIMLNDATASEFEQYYSPSNLIHDIDIWFLINDLRSAGAEAIAINGQRIVNNTYSYCSGTFIEIKGSKIVAPFYIDVIGNKNTIKEYLLKESLYMKSLTDFRKITVKVSEANKVEVPAFEGDINFKYAYEKSK; encoded by the coding sequence ATGAAGAAAAACGAAGCTACAGTTTTCGTGTTTATAGCTTCAGTTATAATAGGAATATTAATTTCTATGAATCTGAATTTTGGAGAGAAAAATAAAGTTTTCTTAAATATAGATCAATATAATGAAGCTTATAATAAGAGGAATAAGTTATATAAGGATATAACTATTTTGAAACAGGAAGCAAATGAATATAATAGAAAATTAGGTAAATACGAAAATGAAAAAAATAATGTTTCAGAAATTAAGAAAGATGTTTCTAATAAACTAGAGGAGTACAAAAATTATATGGGTTTAAATGCCATGGAGGGTGAAGGGGTAAAGATAATGTTAAACGATGCTACAGCTAGTGAGTTTGAACAATATTATTCACCATCAAACTTAATTCATGACATTGATATTTGGTTTCTAATAAATGACCTTAGATCAGCAGGTGCAGAAGCCATTGCTATTAATGGGCAAAGAATAGTAAATAATACTTATAGTTATTGTTCTGGAACATTTATAGAAATTAAAGGAAGTAAAATAGTAGCACCATTTTATATAGATGTAATAGGTAATAAGAATACTATAAAGGAATATTTGCTTAAAGAAAGTCTTTATATGAAGAGCTTAACTGACTTTAGAAAAATAACTGTTAAAGTAAGTGAAGCTAATAAGGTTGAAGTCCCTGCTTTTGAAGGAGATATTAACTTTAAATATGCATACGAAAAAAGTAAGTAA
- the aroF gene encoding 3-deoxy-7-phosphoheptulonate synthase — MEQLKTHKSQGENLKIKVGDFYIGGKEKVIISGPCAVESYEQMDKIASKLKNMGVHMLRGGAFKPRTSPYDFQGLEEDGIKILYEIGQKYNLPVVTEILDSRDLEKYLDYIDIIQIGSRNMYNYALLKEVGKCNKPIMLKRGISATIKEWLFASEYILKEGNKNVILCERGIRTFEQVTRNTLDLNAIAYIKNNYRLPIIIDPSHGTGLREIVKPMALAGIMAGADGIIVESHFEPEKSISDARQTISLDMIDSIVKKIKHIEESGILY, encoded by the coding sequence ATGGAACAATTAAAAACTCATAAATCTCAAGGGGAGAATTTAAAAATAAAAGTTGGGGATTTTTATATAGGTGGTAAAGAAAAAGTAATAATTTCTGGGCCTTGTGCTGTAGAAAGCTATGAGCAGATGGATAAAATAGCATCTAAATTAAAGAATATGGGAGTACATATGTTAAGAGGCGGCGCTTTTAAGCCAAGAACTTCTCCGTATGATTTTCAAGGTTTAGAAGAAGATGGTATAAAAATACTTTATGAAATAGGACAAAAGTATAATCTTCCTGTAGTAACAGAAATTTTAGATTCTAGAGATTTAGAAAAATATTTGGATTATATTGATATAATTCAGATAGGTTCAAGAAATATGTATAATTATGCACTTTTAAAAGAAGTAGGAAAATGTAACAAACCTATAATGTTAAAAAGAGGTATTAGTGCTACTATAAAGGAATGGTTATTTGCCTCTGAATATATATTAAAGGAAGGCAATAAGAATGTAATTCTTTGTGAAAGAGGTATTAGAACCTTTGAACAAGTAACAAGAAACACATTAGACTTAAATGCAATTGCATATATAAAGAATAACTATAGACTTCCTATTATAATTGATCCAAGTCATGGAACTGGATTAAGAGAAATAGTAAAACCTATGGCTCTTGCAGGTATAATGGCTGGAGCAGATGGAATTATAGTAGAGAGTCATTTTGAGCCAGAGAAGTCTATATCCGATGCGAGGCAAACCATTTCCTTGGATATGATAGATTCTATTGTTAAAAAGATAAAACATATAGAAGAGAGCGGAATTTTATACTAA
- a CDS encoding YggS family pyridoxal phosphate-dependent enzyme has protein sequence MAVRENLYKIKTKIPKDVTLICVSKTKPKEMIMEAYDMGERNFGENKVQELVEKYETLPKDIKWHLIGHLQKNKVKYIVDKIYLLHSLDSIELLEEIEKRCKSKNVNMNALIQINIGREETKSGVLEENLHSLLDVCEKSQYVKIRGLMVIIPKGDEDNCRYYFKKTKSIFEELKNMSYKNIYMDYLSMGMSNDYLWSIEEGSNMIRVGQGIFGKRNY, from the coding sequence TTGGCTGTTAGGGAAAATCTATACAAAATTAAAACTAAAATTCCTAAGGATGTAACCTTAATCTGTGTGTCTAAGACTAAACCAAAAGAAATGATTATGGAAGCTTATGACATGGGAGAACGAAATTTTGGAGAAAATAAGGTTCAAGAGCTAGTAGAAAAATACGAAACCTTGCCTAAGGATATCAAATGGCACTTAATTGGTCATCTTCAAAAGAACAAAGTTAAATATATTGTAGATAAAATATATTTATTACATTCTTTAGATAGTATAGAGTTATTAGAGGAAATAGAAAAAAGATGTAAGAGCAAGAATGTTAATATGAATGCACTGATTCAAATTAATATTGGTAGAGAAGAAACCAAAAGTGGTGTTTTAGAAGAAAACCTACATTCATTACTTGATGTTTGTGAAAAATCACAGTATGTTAAGATTAGAGGATTAATGGTTATAATCCCTAAAGGAGATGAAGATAATTGTCGATATTACTTTAAGAAGACTAAGAGTATTTTTGAAGAATTGAAAAATATGTCTTACAAAAATATTTACATGGATTATTTATCCATGGGTATGAGCAATGATTATCTTTGGTCTATTGAAGAGGGCTCTAACATGATAAGAGTGGGTCAAGGCATTTTTGGAAAAAGGAATTATTAG
- a CDS encoding YlmH family RNA-binding protein, with amino-acid sequence MNKKEFIKFFNCTDEELLGRIYDKIHLCIKTNKSVSVNEFLPPAIWSNLQEVSQELGVSVAYWKSFDECEKRFAIFYIEYLYEDFPINILRIKNKSKFTKLRHKDYLGAIMSLGIKRTKLGDLVVNSDCAYVPIVQEMNSYIVNNLAHINNCPCIIESYNYNDIEFPQSEFSSLDLISTSLRLDCVISSITKQSRNLSNELLAKGRVLLNYGECKRKDKLIKENDIVTIKGYGKYKIRGIVGSTQKNRLKINVLEFK; translated from the coding sequence ATGAACAAAAAAGAATTTATTAAGTTTTTTAATTGTACAGATGAAGAACTTTTAGGAAGAATCTATGATAAAATACACCTTTGTATAAAGACCAATAAAAGTGTTTCTGTAAATGAATTTTTACCTCCTGCTATATGGAGTAATCTACAGGAAGTATCTCAAGAACTAGGTGTAAGTGTTGCTTATTGGAAGTCTTTTGATGAATGTGAGAAAAGATTTGCTATTTTTTATATAGAATATTTATATGAGGATTTTCCTATAAACATTCTTAGGATTAAAAATAAATCTAAGTTTACTAAGTTAAGACATAAAGATTATTTAGGTGCTATAATGTCTTTAGGAATAAAGAGGACAAAGTTAGGGGATTTAGTGGTTAATAGTGATTGTGCTTATGTACCCATAGTACAAGAAATGAATAGTTATATAGTTAATAACCTAGCTCATATTAACAATTGCCCTTGCATTATAGAGAGTTATAACTATAATGATATTGAATTTCCTCAATCTGAGTTTAGTTCTTTAGATTTAATTTCAACTTCCTTGCGATTAGATTGCGTTATAAGTAGTATAACAAAACAATCTAGAAATCTTAGTAATGAATTACTGGCCAAAGGTAGAGTTCTTTTAAACTATGGAGAATGCAAAAGGAAGGATAAATTGATAAAAGAGAATGATATAGTTACTATTAAAGGGTACGGAAAATATAAGATAAGAGGAATTGTAGGTAGTACACAAAAAAATAGACTTAAAATAAATGTTTTAGAATTTAAGTAA
- a CDS encoding RluA family pseudouridine synthase: protein MMEDIIVVEKDLEWKRLDVFLSQYYNDKSRNFFQNLIDDNMIIVNDKPVKSKYKVKIGDSITIKFPKLETLEIDAEDIPLDILYEDKDLIVVNKPQGMVVHPAVGNYTGTLVNALLYHCKDLSGINGVIRPGIVHRIDKDTSGVLVVAKNDNAHNFLAEQLKDHSMNRRYIALCEGRVKEVRLTIDKPLGRNPKDRLKMGIVKDGKSAVTHVEVIERFKEFTLVQCQLETGRTHQIRVHMASKGHPLVGDPLYGFKKQKFNLNGQVLHAYLLGFIHPSTKEYMEFKSDLPVYFKELLKKLQK, encoded by the coding sequence ATAATGGAAGATATTATCGTAGTAGAAAAAGACCTAGAATGGAAAAGACTTGATGTTTTTCTTTCACAATATTATAATGATAAATCACGTAATTTTTTTCAAAATTTAATAGATGATAATATGATTATAGTAAATGATAAGCCTGTAAAGTCTAAATATAAAGTTAAGATAGGAGATTCCATTACTATTAAATTTCCTAAGTTAGAAACTTTAGAGATTGATGCAGAGGATATTCCTCTAGATATTTTATATGAAGACAAAGATCTTATTGTAGTTAATAAACCTCAAGGTATGGTTGTGCATCCTGCTGTAGGAAATTACACAGGAACACTTGTAAATGCTCTTTTATATCACTGTAAGGATCTTTCAGGTATAAATGGAGTAATAAGGCCTGGAATAGTACATAGAATTGATAAGGATACTTCGGGAGTTTTAGTTGTAGCTAAAAATGATAATGCCCATAATTTTTTGGCAGAACAACTTAAAGATCATTCTATGAATAGAAGGTACATAGCCCTTTGTGAAGGAAGGGTAAAAGAGGTGAGATTAACTATAGATAAACCTTTAGGACGAAATCCCAAAGATAGACTTAAAATGGGTATTGTAAAAGATGGTAAATCAGCTGTGACTCATGTGGAAGTTATAGAGAGATTTAAGGAGTTTACTTTAGTGCAGTGTCAACTGGAAACTGGAAGAACTCATCAGATTAGAGTTCATATGGCAAGCAAAGGGCATCCACTTGTAGGTGATCCTTTATATGGATTTAAGAAACAAAAGTTTAATCTAAATGGTCAGGTACTTCATGCGTATTTATTAGGATTCATTCATCCTTCTACAAAAGAGTATATGGAATTTAAAAGTGATTTACCTGTATATTTTAAAGAACTTTTAAAAAAGTTGCAAAAATAG
- a CDS encoding DUF881 domain-containing protein, with the protein MKNVSSKIAMASVFAILGFLITYQLRVSYDESKKLDINNQNAEILKENEMLEKQKKDYESKTASLQKKIDEYEKAAAGRNEYSKMMLEQLDNLKKVNGLVDLDGEGIIVYITPKASLFSNGNTVQPISDLDLLKVVNELYAAEAEAISINDIRLNSRSGIRTASNAIKINNDKISFNKQVVIKAIGNKKLLESALSFPGNIPELLERNCDIKWELNDKILIQKDSTQNMEFKYAKPIKKE; encoded by the coding sequence ATGAAAAATGTTTCTTCAAAAATAGCAATGGCATCTGTATTTGCTATCTTAGGTTTTTTAATAACATATCAGTTAAGAGTAAGTTATGATGAAAGTAAAAAATTGGATATAAATAATCAAAATGCTGAAATTTTGAAAGAAAATGAAATGCTAGAAAAGCAAAAGAAGGATTATGAAAGTAAGACGGCTAGTCTTCAAAAAAAAATAGATGAGTATGAAAAGGCGGCAGCGGGAAGAAATGAATACAGCAAAATGATGCTAGAGCAATTAGATAATCTAAAAAAGGTGAATGGACTTGTGGATTTAGATGGAGAAGGTATTATAGTATACATAACACCTAAAGCAAGTTTATTCTCAAATGGAAATACAGTTCAACCTATAAGCGATTTAGATTTATTAAAAGTTGTAAACGAACTTTATGCAGCTGAAGCAGAGGCTATATCTATAAATGATATTAGACTGAATAGTAGAAGTGGAATCAGAACAGCATCAAATGCTATAAAAATTAATAATGATAAAATTTCTTTTAATAAGCAAGTTGTTATTAAAGCTATTGGAAACAAAAAATTATTGGAATCAGCACTAAGTTTTCCAGGGAATATTCCTGAGCTATTAGAGAGAAATTGTGATATAAAATGGGAACTTAATGATAAAATCTTAATACAAAAAGATAGTACTCAAAATATGGAATTTAAATACGCCAAACCTATAAAGAAGGAGTAG
- the lspA gene encoding signal peptidase II yields the protein MEIIIFILGIILDRISKLLAIDLKGRLGINLIPNFLTLEYLENRGAAFGIMQNKQWLLIILTILIMIVLLYMFFRYRHESKILNYSLVMIFTGAIGNLYDRIFYKYVIDFISVHYKDVYYFPTFNIADIMVVLGTFLLALYIMKGEK from the coding sequence ATGGAGATAATTATTTTTATTTTAGGCATAATTTTGGATCGTATATCAAAATTATTAGCTATTGATTTAAAAGGCAGATTAGGAATTAATTTAATTCCTAACTTTCTAACTCTAGAATACCTTGAAAATAGAGGGGCAGCTTTTGGTATAATGCAAAATAAACAATGGCTTTTAATAATTCTTACGATTTTAATTATGATAGTCCTTTTATATATGTTTTTTAGATATAGACATGAAAGTAAAATATTAAATTATAGCTTAGTTATGATATTTACAGGAGCTATAGGTAACTTATACGATAGGATTTTTTATAAGTATGTAATAGATTTTATATCTGTTCATTATAAGGATGTTTATTATTTCCCTACTTTTAATATAGCTGATATAATGGTTGTTTTAGGAACATTCTTGTTAGCATTGTACATAATGAAAGGTGAAAAATAA
- a CDS encoding cell division protein SepF has translation MAGKVFNKLMDFLCFDDEVDEMEESFEEETEELEEPEIPVNNTPSYNNRPSKVVSLPTASVAKIVIVKPFDFEEAATICDYLKSRKIVVINTTALETKVGQRLLDFVGGASYIVGGQIQEVEKGVYLLIPSNVEVSNSLKYELQNKGVFGFMK, from the coding sequence ATGGCAGGAAAAGTATTTAATAAGTTAATGGATTTTTTATGTTTTGATGATGAAGTAGACGAGATGGAAGAAAGTTTCGAAGAGGAGACTGAAGAATTAGAAGAACCAGAAATACCTGTAAACAATACTCCATCTTATAACAATAGACCTTCAAAAGTTGTATCCTTACCAACTGCAAGTGTAGCTAAAATAGTTATTGTAAAGCCTTTCGATTTTGAAGAAGCTGCCACAATTTGTGATTATTTAAAAAGTAGGAAAATTGTAGTTATAAACACTACAGCCTTAGAAACTAAAGTTGGGCAAAGACTTTTAGACTTTGTAGGAGGTGCTAGTTACATAGTCGGTGGTCAAATTCAAGAAGTTGAAAAAGGTGTATATCTTTTAATACCATCAAATGTAGAAGTAAGTAATTCCTTGAAGTATGAGTTACAAAATAAAGGCGTATTTGGTTTTATGAAATAA
- the spoVE gene encoding stage V sporulation protein E, with product MKKPKSKMGQIDFIMFIAIMLLVSIGVIMVYSASSYSSFFSKKYNYDSMFFLKKQLVNVSLGTIAMIFAIKVDYHRFKKYTPILIFGTLILLVLVLFSKPVNGATRWINLGFVTIQPSEIAKYVVVIALAKSIEQRGEKIKSFWGGVIPYLCFSALFAGLVLLENNLSIASVIMIVTVIILFSSGAKMSHLYFIASGLFAGVAAATIFKPYRLKRLMSFRNPWADPRGDGYQLIQSLLALGSGGLFGVGLGKSRQKAFYIPEPHNDFIFAIIGEELGFIGCALIIFIYMIFIWRGIRASLKAKDIYGTVLAMGITSVVAVQAIVNIAVVSGSMPVTGVPLPFISYGGSSLIFNMFSMGILLNVTRQIEEKFK from the coding sequence ATGAAAAAACCCAAATCAAAAATGGGTCAAATTGATTTTATAATGTTTATTGCTATTATGCTATTAGTTTCAATTGGAGTAATTATGGTGTATAGTGCTAGTTCATACTCATCATTTTTTTCTAAAAAGTATAATTATGACTCAATGTTTTTTTTAAAGAAGCAATTAGTTAATGTGAGTTTGGGAACTATAGCTATGATTTTTGCTATTAAAGTTGATTATCATAGGTTTAAAAAATACACTCCTATATTGATATTTGGTACCTTGATATTGTTGGTGTTGGTTTTATTTTCCAAACCAGTAAATGGTGCTACTAGATGGATAAATCTTGGATTTGTTACAATACAACCTTCAGAAATTGCAAAATATGTTGTAGTTATTGCTTTAGCAAAGTCAATAGAACAAAGAGGTGAAAAGATAAAAAGTTTTTGGGGTGGAGTTATACCTTATCTTTGCTTTTCAGCACTTTTTGCGGGACTTGTATTGCTTGAAAACAATCTTAGTATAGCTTCCGTAATAATGATTGTGACTGTAATAATTCTTTTCTCCTCTGGAGCTAAAATGTCACACTTGTATTTTATTGCTAGTGGATTATTTGCAGGAGTTGCAGCTGCAACTATTTTTAAGCCATATAGGCTGAAGAGACTAATGAGTTTTAGAAATCCATGGGCAGATCCTAGGGGAGATGGATATCAACTTATCCAATCACTATTAGCGTTAGGTTCAGGAGGGTTATTTGGTGTTGGACTTGGGAAGTCTAGACAAAAAGCCTTTTACATACCAGAACCTCATAATGATTTTATATTTGCTATTATTGGTGAAGAATTGGGCTTTATAGGATGTGCCCTTATCATATTTATATATATGATATTCATATGGAGGGGAATAAGAGCATCTTTAAAGGCTAAGGATATCTACGGTACTGTTTTGGCCATGGGGATAACTTCTGTAGTTGCAGTGCAAGCTATTGTTAATATAGCAGTTGTATCTGGTTCTATGCCTGTAACAGGAGTACCACTTCCTTTTATAAGCTATGGTGGTTCTTCACTTATATTCAATATGTTTTCTATGGGTATTTTACTTAATGTAACAAGGCAAATAGAAGAGAAATTTAAATAA
- a CDS encoding YggT family protein — MRILITLLYNILYFLEIAILIEVILSWVPIQRNQFTDFIHNVTWPILKPAKEIQDRFITNSYLDFSPIIAFAMIRIIKAILRFL; from the coding sequence ATGAGAATATTAATTACATTATTATATAATATTTTATATTTTTTAGAAATAGCTATTTTAATAGAAGTAATCTTATCTTGGGTTCCTATTCAAAGAAATCAATTTACAGATTTTATTCACAATGTAACTTGGCCTATTTTAAAACCAGCAAAGGAAATTCAAGATAGATTTATAACTAATAGTTATTTAGATTTTTCACCTATAATAGCTTTTGCAATGATTAGAATTATAAAAGCAATATTAAGATTTTTATAA
- a CDS encoding TraR/DksA C4-type zinc finger protein, translating into MDNRNMDKHRKNLLEERKSLLSIIDNIKEDNLLSKDEDSSELSSYDNHPSDSASEMFEMEKNMALEENEKVMLKKIDKALHSIENGTYGSCKMCGKNISSGRLEVIPYAEYCIDCQNHISSYENGEERPVEEKVLDYTFGYDDRIKTSGYDRVDAYQDVGIFNMIHNVEEYDDYDIEDKEGFVEPIEMISNQQYKNQLPH; encoded by the coding sequence ATGGATAATAGAAATATGGATAAACATAGAAAGAATCTATTGGAAGAGCGGAAAAGCTTATTATCTATCATAGATAATATAAAAGAAGATAATCTATTAAGTAAAGATGAAGATTCATCGGAGCTTTCTTCCTATGATAATCATCCTTCAGATTCCGCTTCTGAAATGTTTGAAATGGAAAAAAATATGGCTTTAGAAGAAAATGAAAAAGTAATGCTTAAAAAGATAGACAAAGCTCTTCATAGTATTGAAAATGGAACTTATGGAAGTTGTAAAATGTGTGGTAAAAATATTTCTAGTGGTAGATTAGAAGTGATACCTTATGCAGAATATTGTATAGATTGTCAAAATCATATTAGTTCTTATGAAAATGGTGAAGAACGTCCGGTAGAAGAGAAGGTATTAGATTATACTTTTGGGTATGATGATAGGATTAAAACATCTGGATATGATAGAGTGGATGCATATCAAGATGTTGGTATATTCAATATGATTCATAATGTAGAGGAATATGATGATTACGATATAGAAGATAAAGAAGGTTTTGTTGAACCTATAGAAATGATTAGTAATCAGCAATATAAAAATCAGTTGCCACATTAG
- a CDS encoding small basic family protein gives MIAFVGLLLGVLIGLIWKINIPIKFAPYISVAIFACIDSVFGGLRAKISDKFRSDIFVSGFFGNAIIAVILVYLGDKLGLPIYLAAVILFGGRILNNFAIIRRILLDKAKRDR, from the coding sequence ATGATAGCTTTTGTTGGATTATTACTTGGAGTATTAATTGGACTTATATGGAAGATTAATATACCAATAAAATTTGCACCTTATATTTCAGTTGCAATCTTTGCATGTATAGATTCAGTTTTTGGAGGATTAAGAGCTAAAATATCTGATAAGTTTAGAAGTGACATATTTGTATCTGGTTTTTTCGGTAATGCTATAATTGCGGTTATTTTAGTTTACTTAGGTGATAAGCTTGGACTCCCTATTTATCTTGCGGCAGTGATTTTATTTGGAGGAAGAATTTTGAATAATTTTGCTATTATAAGAAGAATATTATTAGATAAAGCAAAGCGCGATCGCTAG